One genomic segment of Clavelina lepadiformis chromosome 3, kaClaLepa1.1, whole genome shotgun sequence includes these proteins:
- the LOC143448698 gene encoding GDP-fucose protein O-fucosyltransferase 2-like: protein MKYSIHIFSLILCLFQSGSLEAPPNRRYLLYDCNPGEGFNLRRDVYLRIANLLQSIRSDKKCKNDDWVLVLPPWGRIGYHWKERGMEQSRIKWSTFFDVESLNKYIPVMEYEDYIEEVGEPMIEEVWYLQGYAEGWTSGEWVEKIHERPCIDTLAYESGRDGKFRGWFWGYEETYAKKFKCVSVQGMAKILVGPLCGGNTTAKSVMLDRGESVLHDMFGGINYWKCRRSMVFSEALRKEADKFRMENLDSNDEKDKTVMPRDWRDHKCTEDALGGPYIALHYRRKDFLHVRKEGVPSILRVAEQLNQLMKKYKVKKVFVASDGTKEEMEELKSLVPGMVMYTPTKEKLKALKMGGVAIIDQIICSHAKYFIGSKESTFSFRIQEEREIMCFQKDTTFNRFCGDAETSDCEQPTRWKIVWKSDSEIWD, encoded by the coding sequence ATGAAGTACAGCATACACATATTTTCTTTGATTCTTTGTCTTTTTCAAAGTGGATCTCTTGAGGCACCTCCAAACAGAAGATATCTTTTGTATGACTGCAATCCAGGGGAAGGTTTTAACCTTCGAAGAGATGTCTATTTGAGAATAGCAAACTTGCTGCAATCTATCAGGTCtgataaaaaatgcaaaaatgatGACTGGGTTCTTGTCTTGCCGCCATGGGGAAGAATAGGTTATCACTGGAAAGAGAGGGGTATGGAGCAGAGTCGAATCAAATGGTCAACATTTTTTGATGTGGAAAGCTTAAACAAGTATATTCCAGTTATGGAATATGAGGACTATATAGAAGAAGTTGGCGAACCAATGATTGAAGAAGTATGGTACTTGCAAGGTTATGCTGAAGGCTGGACATCTGGTGAATGGGTAGAAAAAATCCATGAGCGTCCATGCATTGATACACTGGCATATGAAAGTGGTAGAGATGGAAAGTTTCGTGGATGGTTTTGGGGATATGAAGAAACTTATGCCAAGAAATTTAAATGTGTTTCAGTCCAGGGTATGGCAAAGATACTTGTGGGACCTCTCTGTGGCGGAAACACAACAGCAAAGTCCGTGATGCTAGATAGAGGAGAGAGTGTATTGCATGATATGTTTGGTGGAATTAACTATTGGAAATGCCGCAGAAGCATGGTTTTCTCTGAAGCTTTGCGAAAGGAAGCAGATAAGTTTCGAATGGAAAACTTGGACTCCAATGATGAGAAGGATAAAACAGTGATGCCAAGGGACTGGAGGGATCATAAGTGCACCGAAGATGCTCTAGGAGGGCCATACATCGCGTTACATTATCGTCGGAAAGATTTCCTTCACGTTAGAAAAGAAGGAGTGCCATCCATTCTGAGGGTTGCTGAACAACTAAATCAATTGATGAAGAAATACAAAGTAAAGAAAGTGTTTGTGGCTTCAGATGGTACCAAGGAAGAAATGGAAGAGCTCAAGTCCCTTGTGCCAGGTATGGTCATGTACACACCAACGAAAGAAAAGCTCAAAGCATTGAAGATGGGCGGTGTTGCCATCATAGATCAGATCATTTGTTCACATGCAAAGTATTTTATTGGCTCTAAAGAATCAACATTTTCGTTTCGCATTCAAGAAGAACGTGAAATAATGTGCTTCCAGAAAGACACAACTTTTAACAGATTTTGTGGAGATGCCGAAACGAGTGATTGTGAGCAACCAACTCGGTGGAAAATTGTTT
- the LOC143450369 gene encoding ferroptosis suppressor protein 1-like: MGSGGSTQLRDENKHIVVVGGGYGGSYLAFLLRKKNHCKVTLIDPKDAMIHSVGALRTAVDKTYSKKLFLPYGKMLGDTFIQGSVVNLNSKNKTLTLADGKTITYTHLVIATGSNTPFPAKVNDLDPPALKAEESLKIFDDFRNELIASKKIVLVGGGAVGVELAGEIKTDYPDKEVTIINSRDFLISSRAKPAFQKKLAQALRQKKITVLLNERVSNLDEVTVNKNVTGQVIKTEGGQTIECDMIIPCTGTKINNHFFKEELADAINDFGALCVNENLQVKGHDDIFALGDVTDIPEEKMAYVAKMHAAVLAHNLTATKRKLKTYKTGPLGIVVPIGRDGGVAEFKGMIMGNFLVKTMKSKDLFADMMWSDLGLKPPK; the protein is encoded by the exons ATGGGTTCAGGTGGATCTACACAGCTTCGtgatgaaaacaaacatattgTGGTCGTTGGCGGAGGTTACGGTGGTTCGTATTTGGCTTTCCTACTTCGCAAAAAAAACCATTGCAAGGTCACTTTGATCGACCCGAAAGATGCTATGATACACAGCGTTGGGGCTTTGAGAACAGCCGTTGATAAAA CATAttcaaagaaactttttcTTCCGTATGGCAAGATGCTTGGGGATACATTTATTCAGGGGTCTGTAGTAAATCTCAACTCGAAGAACAAAACTTTGACGTTGGCTGATGGGAAAACG ATAACATACACGCATCTCGTCATTGCTACCGGATCAAATACCCCTTTCCCTGCAAAAGTAAATGACTTAGATCCACCAGCCCTGAAGGCGGAAGAGagcttaaaaatatttgacgATTTTCGCAATGAG TTAATCGCttcaaagaaaattgttttagttgGCGGTGGGGCGGTTGGTGTCGAATTAGCTGGAGAAATCAAAACGGATTACCCGGACAAAGAG GTGACAATTATCAATTCCAGAGATTTTCTTATCTCAAGTAGGGCGAAGCCCGCTTTTCAGAAGAAGTTGGCGCAAGCATTAAggcaaaagaaaattacaGTTTTGTTAA ATGAACGTGTTTCAAATCTTGATGAAGTAACAGTCAACAAGAACGTCACTGGACAGGTTATCAAAACTGAAGGAGGCCAAACAATCGAATGCGACATGATCATTCCGTGCACAGGGACGAAAATTAACAACCACTTCTTTAAAGAAGAGCTAG CTGATGCAATCAATGATTTCGGCGCTCTTTGCGTAAATGAAAATCTGCAGGTTAAAGGTCATGATGACATATTTGCTCTTGGTGATGTCACTGACATACCGGAAGAAAAAATGGCTTACGTAGCAAAGATGCATGCAGCAGTACTGGCACATAACTTAACCGCCACAAAGAGAAAACTGAAAACGTACAAAACAG gtCCTCTGGGTATTGTAGTTCCAATAGGCAGAGACGGTGGGGTTGCTGAATTCAAAGGAATGATTATGGGAAATTTTCTTGTCAAAACGATGAAGTCGAAGGATCTCTTTGCTGATATGATGTGGAGTGACCTTGGGCTGAAACCTCCCAAATGA
- the LOC143448723 gene encoding uncharacterized protein LOC143448723 translates to MFFGKGAKGLLEELGIPIYNSIEWRMFIDCSKRILKCVLLYNSNLYGAVPIAHSVSLREEYGNIKRVIELLQYHKHNWIICVDLKMLCFLLGQQHGYTKYPCYLCMWDSRARDQHWVERNWPPRSDLKPGDPNILHETLVDREKIIFPHLHIKLGLMRQFFKALTTESNCFNYLVWAFLGLSIQKIKAGVFDGPQIRQLNKDERFSGSMSELEENAWLSYKNLVKGFLGNTRAENYIEIVLKLLESYRELGCNMSIKMQFLHSHFPNSPENLAAVSDKQGERFHQDLKVMEERYQGRWDLQMLADYCWSIKRECPQLEHARKSYKRKFLP, encoded by the exons ATGTTTTTTGGAAAAGGAGCGAAG GGTTTACTGGAGGAGTTGGGAATTCCGATCTACAACTCAATTGAATGGCGAATGTTCATTGACTGCTCAAAGAGGATCTTAAAGTGCGTCCTTCTCTATAATAGCAATTTATACGGTGCAGTACCAATTGCACATTCAGTTAGTCTTCGTGAAGAATACGGAAACATAAAAAGAGTCATTGAATTGTTGCAATATCACAAGCACAATTGGATCATATGTGTTGACCTTAAAATGTTGTGTTTTCTTCTTGGTCAGCAACACGGATACACGAAGTACCCCTGCTATTTGTGTATGTGGGACAGCAGAGCTCGAGATCAGCACTGGGTGGAGAGGAACTGGCCTCCGAGATCTGACCTTAAACCTGGTGATCCCAATATTCTACATGAAACACTTGTTGACAgagagaaaattattttcccaCATCTGCATATAAAGCTCGGCCTAATGAGGCAATTCTTTAAAGCATTGACAACTGAAAGCAACTGTTTTAATTACCTCGTTTGGGCTTTTCTTGGCCtgtcaatacaaaaaattaaagctggTGTATTTGATGGTCCACAAATTCGGCAACTCAACAAAGATGAACGTTTCAGTGGTTCAATGTCAGAATTGGAAGAAAATGCGTGGTTATCATATAAAAACCTTGTCAAGGGATTTCTCGGGAATACACGGGCAGAGAATTATATCGAAATTGTTCTGAAGCTATTGGAAAGCTACAGAGAACTCGGCTGCAACATGAGCATCAAGATGCAGTTTTTGCATAGCCATTTTCCTAATTCCCCGGAAAACCTTGCTGCGGTTAGTGATAAGCAAGGAGAAAGATTCCACCAAGATCTGAAGGTGATGGAGGAAAGATATCAGGGAAGATGGGACTTACAAATGCTGGCTGACTATTGCTGGAGTATTAAGCGAGAATGTCCACAGCTTGAACATGCCAGGAAAAGCTACAAGCGTAAATTTTTGCCCTAA
- the LOC143450659 gene encoding ferroptosis suppressor protein 1-like, producing the protein MDERAAKAVKENMKIVIVGGGYGGAYLGYKIIKENLCKVTVIDPKDGMFHNVGALRTLVEKSYENKLFVPYDQFLGKSFLRQSVKAINTKSKFVTLDDNTVVSYTHLVIASGCNSPFPGGIADMNDIKEALKCYDEMREGLMKSKRVIVVGGGAVGVELVGEIKTDFPSKEVTLIHSRHYLTSERGNESYQSNLLEVLQKKQINLHLGEKVVNLNDLRLNKYVEGQKVKTEKRELECDMVVACIGTTANNAFFKDELGSALNDSGLLSVNSFLQVNGHEDVFAIGAINNVPEEKMAYTAKLQADQLFANWLAGKNKWEPYKTGAFVMIVPIGRDSGVGLFQGQILDSASVSSMKGQDLFADRIWGDLGLTPPN; encoded by the exons ATGGATGAAAGAGCTGCGAAAGCGgtaaaagaaaacatgaagaTTGTTATCGTTGGTGGAGGATATGGCGGAGCGTACTTAGGCTACAAAATCATTAAAGAAAACTTGTGCAAGGTCACAGTGATTGACCCGAAGGATGGAATGTTTCACAACGTTGGTGCACTACGCACCCTCGTTGAAAAAA gttATGAAAATAAGCTATTTGTTCCTTACGATCAATTTTTGGGAAAATCTTTCCTTCGACAATCTGTGAAAGCAATAAATACCAAATCCAAATTCGTAACCCTGGATGATAATACAGTG GTTTCTTACACTCATCTTGTGATCGCCAGTGGCTGTAATTCGCCGTTTCCGGGAGGCATTGCTGACATGAACGACATCAAAGAAGCGTTAAAGTGCTACGACGAGATGCGGGAAGGG CTGATGAAATCCAAGAGGGTTATCGTCGTCGGTGGTGGCGCTGTTGGAGTTGAGCTGGTTGGAGAAATTAAGACTGACTTTCCAAGCAAAGAG GTAACCCTAATCCACAGTCGACATTATCTTACTTCAGAAAGAGGGAACGAATCGTACCAATCGAACCTGCTTGAAGTGCTACAAAAGAAGCAAATAAACCTTCATCTTG GAGAAAAAGTGGTTAACCTTAACGATTTAAGGTTGAACAAGTACGTCGAAGGTCAAAAAGTCAAAACCGAAAAGAGAGAACTAGAATGCGATATGGTTGTAGCATGCATTggaacaacagcaaacaacgCATTCTTTAAAGATGAATTAG GTAGCGCCCTAAACGACAGTGGCCTTTTGAGTGTTAACAGTTTTCTGCAAGTGAACGGCCACGAAGATGTATTTGCTATCGGAGCCATCAACAACGTACCAGAAGAAAAAATGGCATATACAGCCAAACTACAAGCCGACCAATTGTTTGCCAATTGGCTAGCCGGAAAAAACAAGTGGGAACCTTATAAAACAG GGGCCTTCGTAATGATAGTACCAATCGGTCGAGATTCTGGTGTTGGTCTGTTTCAAGGCCAAATACTTGACAGTGCCAGTGTGAGCAGTATGAAAGGTCAAGATTTGTTTGCTGACCGTATTTGGGGGGATCTTGGATTAACACCACCGAATTAG